CGGGTAATGGCGCGCTTCGACCGCGTCGGCGACTTCATCGAGAAACATCGAGGTGATGGCCGAGGCGACCGGGATCATCAGGAAGAAGCTGAGCACCAGCATGAAGATCAGCGACGACCATGACAGAAGGTCGCCGATGCTGACCACGCGGCCCAGCACTTCGAAATAGGCGTCGGGGCCGATGAACGTGTCGAGAACCCAGAGCAGAACGGCATAGGCGGCGACCAGAAGCGCGATAGTGAGCAGAAGGCCAAGCCAGATCACGCGCCGGAAACGCGGATCGCCGATTTGCCCGAGCGCCTTGAAAAACGACGTGAGGATCAGGCTGAAAGCCATGTGGTGATCTCCTCAAGCGCGGGGCGGGGGCGCTCGGGCGCGGCGGTTGTTTCGGTAGCGATATGGATAAACCCGGCGACGCGCTCGTGATCGGCAAGGCCGAGCACGTCGCGCGTGAAGGCGCGGTCATGGGCGGCAAAGCCCGAAAGCCAGTTGGCACCCCAGCCCGTCGCCAGGGCAGCGTTGAGCAGCGCCAGACAGACGCCGCCTACGGCGTAGCTCTGCTCGATGGGGGGCACTTTGGGGGAGGGCTTTTGCACTTCGATCACGGCCACGGCGAGGTGGCCCTGATCGAACTGGCTGCGGGCCTTGGCGATAGAGTCTTCATCCAGCCCGGCGGCGCGGGCGTGCGCTTCGGCGGCCTCGGCCAGCCGGGGCATGGCGCCCGCTTCGATCACGAGGAAACGCCAGGGTTCGAGCTTGCCATGATCGGGGCTGCGTGAGGCGGCGGTGAGTAGGGGGGTGAGCTCATCGCGGGTCGGCGCCGGTGCCGTAAGGGTTTTGGCGGGGCGTGAGCGGCGGGTTTGCAGGAAGTCGAGGGCGACCGGATTGGGTTTCGGCATGGCAGCAAGTCCTTTGGTAGCTTGTGTTCTATGTCTGCTGGCATTGCGCTGGCGTCAAGGGCAGGAGCGAGGGGCGCTGCCCCTCGCGCTCCCCGGGATACTTTTGGCAAGATGAAAGAGGCGCGTGTCAGTCGAGGAGGGTGTCGGCCATTTCGGTCACAAGATCGGCGAAAACGGCCTGCATCCGGGGGTTGGGTTGGCGGCGCGCCACGGTGTCGGCCATCGGGTCGGGGGCAGTGGCGACGGAATCGGCGAGCTCTTCCAGAACGGCATGGCCGCAGAATGGCACGTAGGCTTCGGAATAGCCGCCTTCATGCACCAGGAGCAGCTTGCCTTCGCAGAGATGTTTGGCCGATTGCATCATCTGGGCGGTCATGGCGCGGAAAGTATCGGCGGTGGCCAGCATCTGGGCCAGGGGATCGAAGATGGAGGCGTCAAAGCCGCAGGCGACGATGATCGCGTCGGGGCGGAATTCGGCCAGCGCGGGTTGCACGATCCGCTCCATCACGTCGAGATAGGTGGCGTGGCCCGCGCCGGGGGGCAGTGGCACGTTCATGTTGTAGCCAAGGCCCGCGCCGGTGCCGCGATCGGTGATGTCGCCTGTATCGAGCGGGTAGTTGTGTTCCTGATGGATCGAAATGGTCAGCACGTCATCACGGTCATAAAAGATTGCTTCGGTTCCGTTGCCGTGATGCACGTCCCAATCGACCACGGCAAAGCGGCTTCCCTGACCCGAGGCGATGGCCGCTTCGATGGCGATGGCGATATTGGCCAGCAGGCAGAAGCCGTTGGGCCAGTCGGGCAGGCAATGATGGCCGGGCGGGCGTGACAGGGCATAGGCGTTATCAAGCGTGCCGTCGAGCACCTGCGAGAGCGCCTCTTTGGCGAGGCCCGCCGACAGGGCGGCAATCTCGAAGCCGCCCTTGAGGAAGGGGGTGCGCAGGCCCAACTCGCCGCCGGCCGCATCCGACGTGTCCTTGAATTTTTGCAGGAAGGTTTCGGGGTGCACGCGGGCCAGGTCGCCCCAGGTGGCGGGGGCGGCAGATTGCATGGCAAGCTCGCGTGCAAGCCCGCTGACCTCGATCAGGTTTTTCAGGCGGCGTTTGGTCTCGGGGTTTTCCGGCAGGCCGCCCGCCGCGAGGGGCTGCACAAAGCCACCCAGAGGCAATGTCAGCGCATAGTTGCCGCCGCCATGCCAGAAACATTTCTCGTCCCAGAAAAACCCGGTTGCCATATTTTTTCTCCGATTCCGTCGCGGGGGATTAGCGCGCGCTACGGCGTGGATTGCAACCCGTGTCTGGCCAGTTGTAGGTTGGCCTATGGCAGATCCGGATTTGACAGCACTTGCCCGGCCTGGGGCCGAAATCGCCGTGAGGGTGACGCCGAAAGCGTCACGCAACAGGGTTGTGCAGCAGGATGGCGCCTTGCGCGTCTATGTGACCGTGGTGCCGGAAGCGGGCAAGGCCAATGCCGCGGTTATCAAGCTTTTGGCCAAGGCGCTCGGCGTGCCGAAATCGCAGCTTGTGCTGATCCGGGGTCAGAGTGCGCGCGACAAGGTGTTTCGGATTGCGCAATAGCGCCGGTCAGCTCTTGTCTTCGGGTACCAGCGAATAGACCCCTTCGGGCAGGTTGAGCGCCGCCGCCATGTCGCGCACCTGAGATATTGAGAGGGTGATTTTCTGGACGCTGTTGGTGCGCGGGTCGAATTGTTCGACCGTGACGCATTCGGCGAAGGCATTGACGATGACATCTTCCTGAAGCGGGGTGGCGACCGCTTTGGAAGTGGGGGCCGGGCCCTCGTCCACCAGTGTGATCACTGTGGCATCAAATTCATGCTCGATTGAAAACATGCGTTCAGCATAACGGGCGGAAATCGGCGCGCAAGCCTTCAACCCTGCGTGAATCGGCGCAAACAGGCTGGTGCATGCGCGCGCAGGTGCTATTCTGGCGCGAAAATCAAGGAAATGAGGCGACGATGCGGGTTCTGGCCCTGTTTGCACTGCTGGCCCTTGCGGGCTGTATGACGAGCGTGCCGCCACAGGCTCCGCCTGAGGCATCGGCGTCGCCAACGGTTGTCGGCAGGTTGAGTGCGCAGAAAGCGGCGCGGCAATTCGTGACGGTGATGGAGACGGTCGAGCCCGTGGCCGAGCGCGAATGCCGCAATCGCACCGAGGGCATGAACTGTGATTTTCAGATCGTCGTGGATGATCGCGCGGGTCTGCCGGCAAATGCCTATCAGACGCTTGATCAGTCGGGCCGGCCGGTGATTGCCTTTACGCTGGCGTTGATCGGTGACGTGCGCAATGCTGATGAATTGGCGTTTGTGATGGGGCATGAGACCGCACATCACATTGCAGGTCACATTCGCCGCCAGCGCGAAGCCGCCGCTGCGGGTGCGGTGATCTTTGCCGGGTTGGCGGTTTTGACCGGGGCGGATGCAACATCTGTGCAATCAGCACAGGAATTGGGCGCGGCCGTGGGCGCGCGCAGCTATTCCAAGGAATTCGAGTTGGAGGCCGATGCGCTGGGCACGGTGATCACCAAAAAGGCCGGGTATGACCCACTGAGGGGGGCCGAGTTTTTCACCCGCATTCCCGATCCGGGCAACCGGTTTCTGGGCACGCATCCGCCTAATGCGCAGCGGATTGAAACGGTGCGGCGGGTGGCCTCGCAGATGTAAAGCTCGTGTGGGATTTGGGGCGGCTGCGCCGATGGCGCATCAGGCGCAATGAAATCGCGATGGTTGACATGATGATCCAGAATCCCTGAAGCAGGGCAGCGGCAAGATTGAAGCTGGCTGTGAGGCCGATCAGAACGAGGCTTGCCGCGCAGAAATTGATTGCGAAATAGGTGATGCAATCGCTGGTCAGGTGACGGAAAGTGAGCATGATGTAATTCATCACGTAAAGCGCAAAGCCGAAAACTCCTGCGATTTCAAAGAGAGATAGATCAGAAAAACTGATGTTCATGGCAAACCTGCAAATATTTGTTTCTAAATTGAAAACCTGTCTATGCGAGAGTGATAGCAGCCCGTGTGGATCTGTGCAGGTGGGGAATTCCTGACCTATGTTACAGATTGAAAATGTGGTGCGTGATCGTGGCTCGAAATACGCGGTATCTGCCGGGGCGGCAGCCAGCCGGGCCGATGTCGACGGGTTCTTGAAGGGGCTGAAAGGCGTGAAGAAATACGCCAAGGCGACACATAACACCTGGGCCGTTTTGCTGAGTGACGGCACGCCCTTGAAAGGGGATGACGGCGAAGCAGGGGCCGGGATGGTGATCTTACGGATGCTGGAGCGTGAGGGGCTGCACGATCATCTGATCGTGGTAACCCGTTGGTATGGCGGAACAAAGCTTGGTGGCGACAGGTTTCGCCGGGTTGCCGACTGTGTGCGTGCCTATCTTGATGCGCGCGCGGACCCCGAGGTTTGATCAGGGTCAAAGACGCAAATCCGCATGTCACGATAGAGTGGGGGACATTGCGCAGACGACGGTGAGCGGGCGCAATCTTGCGCCTGTCGGAAGGCGCAAGACGCCGCATGAGGTGTGTTGCAACCGGGGGTGTCCGACGCCCCTCAGATACTGAGATGGATGGAATTTCGCAGATGAATATCAATGTATTGCCTCTCGGAGATCCGGTCATGCACTTCTGGCTTACCCGCTCGGCGGCGCGGGCCATGGGGATCAATCTGAGCGAAGCGATGGCGGAGGGGAAACTGACTGCTGAGGATTATACGGCCATGGTCACGAATTGCCGTCAATGCGCCTTTGTCGAAGAGTGTCAGAGTTGGCTGGCGACCTCTGCGGTGCAGCGCTGCGAAGCCTACAAAGACTGTCGCAACAAGGCGGTGTTGGAGCGGCTTTGACCGCGCCGGGATGCGCCGAGAGGGGCGTATGAGACGAAACCGGAAGGTCGCTCTTTCCGTGATGGACTGAACGCGCGGTGATGGCGAACTTGCGCTGTGCCATGAAACCGCTCATCGTTTCTTGCAGGGGATACCTGCGAGGGGGGAACGGTTCGGGATGCTCTATTTCTTCAAACGGCTTCGCCTGCGCCTGATCTGGAGTTGGCGCGGCGTTGTGCAGACCTGGGGGTCCGAACATTCTTTTCGCACTTGGGTCTGGGCCAATCTGGTTTCGGCGTCACTTGCTCTGCTCTTGCCGATTTCCCTATCGGAACGGGCGCTTATCTTGGCGCTTGGTCTGTTGGTTCTGGCGTTTGAGCTGATCAATACGGCGATCGAGCATGCGATCGATTACATCTCAAACGCGCAGCATCCGCTTGCGGCGAAGGCCAAGGACGCCGGAAGCGCCGGTGTGTTTGTCGCCTCGCTTGCGGCGGGGGTGGCGTGGGTCATCGTGCTGGCACAATTCTTGCCCGGTTAGGGCGCAGGAATGACCCCGCCGTGACTGCCGTCGCTTTGCGCAATTGCCAGATCGCCGGGTGCGCCCTAATCTGGAGCAGAATTTGCACCGGAGGTTTCGCAATGATCACACGTCGGCTTTTTCTTGGCGCGGCATTGGTTGCGCTGGCGCTGCCTGTTTTTGCGCAATCGCTGCCCGACAACATTTCAGGTGTCTACCGCGCCGAGGGGCGCAACCCTGACGGGTCGACCTATCGCGGCACGGTGACGGTGCAGGAGAGCGTCGGCGGGGCGGTGGGCTTTGCCTGGATTGTGGGCAATCAGAGCTACGCCGGTGTCGGCCAGCGCGACGGTCGGGTGGTGAGCGTGAACTGGGGCGACGCGCATCCAGTGGTCTATGTGATCATGCCCAACGGGACACTGCACGGCACATGGGGCGATGGTCGGGCGTTGGAGCGGTTGGAGAAGTAGGGCGAACCCGTTGAACCAAAGGGTGGCGTGCGGACCTCGGGGTGGGTGCGAAGCGCCCTCCCCATGGGGGAGGTCCGGGCGCTGCCCGGCGGTGCCGGGCGTGGGGATAAGTTAGGCGCGGTTTTCTTCGCTGCTTAAACGGTCTTGCCCCACAAATCATACTCCCCGGCCTCGTCCACCTCGACAGAAACGATCTCACCGACAGCCAATCCCTCGGTTCCCTCATCAATAAACAAATTTCCGTCGATCTCGGGCGCATCGGCCTTGGTGCGGCAGGTTGCGATGCCGTCTTCGTCGATGTCGTCGATGATGACATCCATGATCTGACCCACTTTGGCGGCCAATTTGGCTTCGGAAATGCTCTGGGCCTTTTGCATGAAGCGGTCCCAGCGATCCTGTTTGACGTCATCCGCGACATGATCGGGCAAGGCGTTGCTTCGCGCGCCATCGACGTTTTCATATTGAAAGCAACCGACTCGGTCGAGTTGGGCCTCGTCCATCCAGTCGAGCAAGGTCTGGAATTCGGCTTCGGTCTCGCCGGGGTAACCGACGATAAAGGTTGAGCGCAGGGTGATGTCGGGACAGACGCCGCGCCATTCGGCGATGCGGTCAAGCGTGCGTTCGGCGTGTGCCGGGCGGGCCATGCGTTTCAGGGTCTCGGGATGGGCGTGCTGAAACGGGATATCGAGATAGGGCAGCACGACGCCTTCGGCCATGAGCGGGATCAGCTCGCGCACATGCGGGTAGGGGTAGACATAATGCAGGCGCACCCATGCCCCGAGCGCCCCGAGATCGCGGGCCAGCGCGGTGATGGCCTGCTCGCCTGAGGGGCGATCTTCGCGGGGCCAGTCGACGCCATAGGCCGAGGTGTCTTGCGAAATGACGAGAAGTTCGCGCACGCCGTTTTCCACCAGCTTTTCGGCTTCACGCAGCACGGCGCGGTGCGGGCGCGATTGCAGGCGGCCACGCATCGAAGGGATGATGCAGAACTTGCAGTGGTGATTGCAGCCTTCGGAAATCTTGAGATAGCTGTAGTGGCGCGGGGTGAGCCGGACGCCGGAGGCGGGCAGCAGGTCGACAAACGGATCGGGGCTGGGCGGAACGGCGGCGTGGACTGCATCAAGCACCTGTTCGTATTGGTGCGGGCCGGTCACGGCGAGGATGCGGGGGTGATGTTCGCGGATGTAGTCCGGTTCGGCCCCGAGACAGCCGGTCACGATGACGCGGCCATTCTCGCTCAGGGCTTCGCCTATGGCTTCGAGCGATTCCGCCTTGGCAGAGTCGAGAAAGCCGCAGGTGTTGACGATCACCGCGTCGGCCCCGGCATAGTCGGGCGACAGGCCATAGCCCTCGGCGCGTAGGCGGGTGAGGATGCGCTCGCTGTCGACCAGAGCTTTGGGGCAGCCGAGAGAGACCATGCCGATGGAGGGCTGGCCCTCGCGACGGGTTTGCGCAAGGGCGGTGCGGGCATTGGCAAGGTCGGGGCGAAGGTTGGGCGGATTCTGCATGGGTGGCATATAAGCGAGCGCGCGCGCCGGGAAAAGCGGCAATGCGAGATAGGCTGCGCGGGGTTCTTGCCGTAAAGCGGGGCAGGGGTTACCTCTTGGAGCTGAGATATTTGCTCTGGCTGAGCCGAAAGGAGACCGCAATGCGCTGGATTTTCAGGATATTGGGTGCGTTGCTGGTGGCGGCGCTGGTGCTTGTGGGTGGTCTGTTCCTGATGCCCGGCGAAAAGATTGCCGAAGTGGTGCTGAACCAGATCGAGGCCGCAACCGGGCGTGAGGTGACGCTTGAGGGGGATGTCAGCGTCAGTTTCTATCCGGTCTTGGGCGTGCGCACCGGCGCGATGACGATTGCCAATGCTGATTGGTCCGACAAGGGTGCGATGCTGAAAGCCGAAGCGCTGCATATCGGGGTCGAGACTGTGCCGCTTTTTTCAGGGCAAATCCGCATCCGAACGCTGGAGCTGACGCAGCCCGATCTGTTGCTTGAGCGCGACAAGAGCGGGCGCGGCAACTGGGAAATCGCGACAGGCACGGCCAGCAGCGGCGGGCGGCAATTCGCGCTTGCACTGGACCATATTGAGATGAGCGGTGGACGGGTGCGCTATCTCGATCAGACAGATGGCTCAAACCAGGAGTTTACCGGGCTTGATGCTGTGCTTGAGGCACCCGATCTTGCAGGGCCAGCCACGCTGGAACTGGCGCTTGAGCCTGCGGGCGAGCGGGTGACGCTAAGCGCCAGCGTGCAGGGTCTTTTGCCCTTCCTGTCAGGTCAGCCGGTGGCCGTAAGCGCCGATGTCGTGGCGGGCGGCGCAACCATGGGCTTTGTCGGGCGTGCCACGGCTACGGGCGACGCCGAAGGGCAGCTTGAAGCGAACCTGCCCTCGACGAATGCCGCGTTGCGCGCGCTGGGCATGGCCGGGGTGAACCCGCCCAAGGGGCTTGGGCAGGCAGTTACGGCCAAAGGGCTTGTCGTGCTCAAGGCGGGCAAATCGCTTGCCCTGCGCAAGACGGCGCTCCGGCTTGACGACAACGCGTTCACCGGTGATCTCGATATTCAGTTCGGCGGCGATCGCCCCTATGTGACCGCGCGGCTTGATGCGGGGGATCTGGATTTTTCCGGCCTTTCGCAAGGCGGTAGCAGCGCGGGCGGCGAGGGCTGGCCAACCGCGGCTATCGACATGGGTGCGCTGGGCGCGTTGAACGGGCAGGCGCGGATCACGGCAAATTCGGTTGATCTTGGAACGCTCAAGTTCGGCGCGACCGACATCACCGCTACGCTTGATCGCAGCCGCGTGGTGTTCGCACTGGGACGGCTGGCGGGATATGGCGGCGCGTTTGGTGGCGAATTCGTGGTGAACAATCGCAGCGGTCTGTCTGTGGGTGGCAAATTGAGCGCAACAGCGGTCGAGGTGCGCGATCTTCTGAGCGATATGGCAGGCATTACGCGGCTTTCAGGCAAGGGCACGGCTTCGCTCAACTTCCTGGGCGTTGGCGGCTCTCTTGATGCGATTATGAAAAGCCTCAAGGGGGATGGCAGCATTGCGATGGACAAGGGCATGATCTCGGGGTTTGACCTCGACAAGCTGATGAGTTCGGGTGACGGGACGGGGGGGACCACGATCTTTGATCGCCTCGAGGCCGGATTCACCATGAGCAACGGCGATATGCTGAATGACGACCTGAAGATGACCCTGCCGGGGTTTGAGGCCACGGGGAAAGGGCGGATCGGTCTTGGGCGGCGCGATATCGACTATCTCTTCACACCGGTGGCCTTGAAGGCGCGCGAGGGCAAGGGGCTGGCCTTTCCGGTGCGCATTCGTGGCCCATGGGCGGCGCCCAAGATCACGCCGGACGTGAAAGCGGCGATTGATCTCAATCTGGCAGAGGAAAAGAAGGCGCTGGAAAACAAGATTGAGAACAAGGTGAAAGAGAAGTTGAGCGAAGAACTCGATTTTGAAGTGGAAGAAGGCGAAAACCTTGAAGACGCGCTTGAACGCAAAGTCGAAGATGAACTCAAGAAGGGTTTGCTCAAGCTGTTCGAGTGAGGGCGCGTGCCACGCGCGGCTGGTTCCAAGAGCAAAGGTTGCAATATTGCGCATTGGGACCAGCAAAAGGGCGATTTTGACAATCCCCGAGGCCTGTGTCAGAGGCCCGTCTTCATCTTGCCAAAAATATCCAATCCCACGGGATCACAGACGCAGGGCTTGCGCAAAAAACGCAACCCTTGGGTCACTGGCGACGCCAAAAGGCGACGCAAAGCCAGTTTGGAAGGTTACGAAAACCCGCGCATTAGCGCTTGCGGTCGCGCCTGCTCGACATTGGCTGGAACGCCACGCCGACATGCGCTTCGCAATAAGGCTTGCCTGCTTGCACCGGCAAACCGCAGAACCAGAAATCATCGGTCGCAGGATCGCCAACCGGCCATTTGCAGGTCCGCTCAGTCAGCTCCATCAAGCCCAGACGTTTGGCTTTTTTCTCGACTTCGCTGACTTTGGCCAGCGCTTCGGGGCTGATCTCGTTGGCCGAAGGCTGCGGCGGCAGCGGCTGACCGGCGGGTATGATCGCGCGGCGGGCGCGCGATATCACGGGCTCGGCCGGAGTTTCCGCCGCAGGGGCCGCCTCTTCCTTGGCCGGTTTGGCCGCGGGCTTGGTGCGTGACGGTGCGCGCGGCTTGGCCTCGGCTTTGGGGCTGGGTTTTGCCTTGGCTTCGGTTTTGGCGCCGGTCGCGCGGTTTGACAGGCCCAGGCGGTGCACCTTGCCGATGACCGCGTTGCGGGTCACCCCGCCCAGTTCCTTGGCGATCTGGCTGGCTGATTGGCCTTCGCCCCACATTTTCTTCAACAGTTCGACGCGTTCATCGGTCCAGGACATCGTTCGTTCCCATTTGAAAAGGCGGCCACATGGCAAGGGCCGCCCTGAAAATTCTCTTGGCCCCTATTTTAAACAAGCGGGCGTCAGGTGCAAGGCGCAACTGGATGTGGCGTCACGGCATCCTGTCACGCCGCGCCAGCCATGCCTCGCGCCAAGCCAAAAGGGCGGCGCCCGTGATGATGATAGCGGCCCCGAAGATCGAGATGGCATCGGGCCAGACCCCGAAGATTGCCGCATCAAACAGCGTGGCAAATACCAGCGTGGCATAGGCGAAGGGCACGATGAAACTGGCCTCGGCCCGCCCCATGGCGTTGACATAGCACGCCTGCGCCAATGCCATGAAAACGCCCACTGCTGCCAACACAGCCCATTGCGCTGTATTGGGTGTTTCCCAGATGAACACGGCGGCGACTGACGCGATAATCAACCCGAAGCTATTGTTTATAAAGAGAATTTGTAACGGCCCTTCGCGCCCTGACAAAAGCTTGATCAGCACGATTTCAAAGCCCATCACCACAGCCGCCCCCAAAGCAAGAAGCGCGGCGGGCTGAAAGCTTTCGGGCGTGGGGCGCAGCAACACCAACGCGCCGATCAGCGCGACACCTGCCGCCGCAAAACGCACGGGGCCGACCCGTTCGCCCAGAATCGGGATTGCCAGAACCATCGCAAAGACCGGATTGAGAAAGCTGATCGCAGTGGCATCGGCCAGCGGAATGAAGCTGACGGCGGCAAACATCAGGCTGATCCCGCTCCACCCGCCAAGCGTGCGCAAGGCGTGTAGCGGCAGGTTGGGCCGGGAAATTTTTAACCGCATCACGGCTGCTGTCGAAGCAATCAGCATCCAGGCAAAGAGAAACCGCCCGTGGCTGACCTGCAATGGGTGCAGCGGTTCACCCAGTCGTGGCGAAGTGGCCAGCTTGGCCATCAGCGTCGACGCCGCGATAAATACGGAAGCCGTGAGCATAAAGCCCACGGCAAGGCGTGGATTGGAGGTGGCGGGTTTGAACATCGCCGCAGTCCTGCGCCAGCCCCTGTCAGGGTGCAAGCGCAAATCTGCTCTGGGGGTTCAGGCGCGCGCCACGCGCCCGCCTCCGCCTCAGCTTTTGTTCAAGAGCGCAAGGCTCTCGACCAACCCGTCGAAATACTCTGGCACCTCGCCATTGTCCTCGTCGAGTTCGCGCGCGATCCATGCGACAAGCCCGCCATCGGGGCCCGCCAGAGGATCGGCGCCGTGCGCCAGCAGCAACGCCAGTTTGGCAGGTTCTGGCGCGGCCAGCATCAGTGCGGTTTCCCCGGCATCAAAGCAAAGCGTGACATCGCCTGCCAGGGCTGCATTGGCATCTGCACCGGCATCAAGAAGGGTGCGAACATCGTTCAATGTGCCATCGACAATGGCACGCAAGAGCGGCGTGCGCCCCCAACGGTCGCGCGCTTCCAGCGCTCCTGTCGGGAGAGGGAAGGGCATGGATTTGGCGCGGGTGGCGTCGAGGGAATGGATCTGTGCACTCATGGGAGAAGCCTTTCTGGCCAGGTTTTATTGCTGCTCGATTGGAAACAGTTGTTGCGCCTAACCGTGGCGGAAAAACGGCGCGCGCGGGGAAAGTTGCGGGCAAGTCGGCGCGCGCAGACCTCTTTACAGCGCCTTCGCCAACCGCTATCTGACAGCTATGACCAAGAGCATGCGCCCTCATCTGATCCGACGCCGACGCTGATGCGTCCCAAACGGCTGCGCGCCTTGCGCCGGGCCGTTTTCTCTTGATCATCGCCGCCTGTTCTTGCGGCTCCCCATCACCAGAATCACCAAAAATATTGACGAAGCGCCCCGGCTGAGGCACTCACGGGGCTTGTCGATGCGAAAGGAAACGCACATGATCCCGTCTGTTCTGCCCACATACAACCGCGCGGCGCTGCAATTCGTCAAAGGCGAAGGCAGCTGGTTGATCGAAGCCGACGGGCGACGCTTCCTTGATTTTGGGTCGGGTATTGCCGTCAACGCGCTGGGCCATGCCAACCCGGAGCTGACCGAAGTGCTGAACGATCAGGCGAGCAAGCTCTGGCACGTCTCCAACCTCTATCAGATTCCCCAGCAGCAGCGGCTTGCCGACCTGCTGGTCGAACATACCTTCGCCGACACGGTGTTTTTTACCAATTCAGGCACCGAGGCCTGCGAGCTGGCGGTGAAGATGGCGCGCAAATACTGGTATGATCAGGGCGCGCCCGAGCGGGTTGAGATCATCGCCTTCGAAGGTGCCTTTCATGGTCGCTCCGCTGCCGGGATCGCCGCCGCCGGGTCCGAGAAGATGACCAAGGGTTTCGGCCCGCTGCTGCCCGGGTTCAAACATTTGCCCTGGGGCGATATCGACGCCGTGCGCGCGGCGTTGAGTGAGACAACGGCGGCGATCATCGTCGAGCCGGTGCAGGGCGAAGGCGGCATCCGCCCGCTCGAAGATGATACGCTGCGCGCCCTGCGTGCGCTCTG
This window of the Rhodobacteraceae bacterium LMO-JJ12 genome carries:
- a CDS encoding nitroreductase family protein gives rise to the protein MPKPNPVALDFLQTRRSRPAKTLTAPAPTRDELTPLLTAASRSPDHGKLEPWRFLVIEAGAMPRLAEAAEAHARAAGLDEDSIAKARSQFDQGHLAVAVIEVQKPSPKVPPIEQSYAVGGVCLALLNAALATGWGANWLSGFAAHDRAFTRDVLGLADHERVAGFIHIATETTAAPERPRPALEEITTWLSA
- a CDS encoding class II histone deacetylase yields the protein MATGFFWDEKCFWHGGGNYALTLPLGGFVQPLAAGGLPENPETKRRLKNLIEVSGLARELAMQSAAPATWGDLARVHPETFLQKFKDTSDAAGGELGLRTPFLKGGFEIAALSAGLAKEALSQVLDGTLDNAYALSRPPGHHCLPDWPNGFCLLANIAIAIEAAIASGQGSRFAVVDWDVHHGNGTEAIFYDRDDVLTISIHQEHNYPLDTGDITDRGTGAGLGYNMNVPLPPGAGHATYLDVMERIVQPALAEFRPDAIIVACGFDASIFDPLAQMLATADTFRAMTAQMMQSAKHLCEGKLLLVHEGGYSEAYVPFCGHAVLEELADSVATAPDPMADTVARRQPNPRMQAVFADLVTEMADTLLD
- a CDS encoding DUF167 domain-containing protein, encoding MADPDLTALARPGAEIAVRVTPKASRNRVVQQDGALRVYVTVVPEAGKANAAVIKLLAKALGVPKSQLVLIRGQSARDKVFRIAQ
- a CDS encoding M48 family metallopeptidase, yielding MRVLALFALLALAGCMTSVPPQAPPEASASPTVVGRLSAQKAARQFVTVMETVEPVAERECRNRTEGMNCDFQIVVDDRAGLPANAYQTLDQSGRPVIAFTLALIGDVRNADELAFVMGHETAHHIAGHIRRQREAAAAGAVIFAGLAVLTGADATSVQSAQELGAAVGARSYSKEFELEADALGTVITKKAGYDPLRGAEFFTRIPDPGNRFLGTHPPNAQRIETVRRVASQM
- a CDS encoding YigZ family protein; the protein is MLQIENVVRDRGSKYAVSAGAAASRADVDGFLKGLKGVKKYAKATHNTWAVLLSDGTPLKGDDGEAGAGMVILRMLEREGLHDHLIVVTRWYGGTKLGGDRFRRVADCVRAYLDARADPEV
- a CDS encoding DUF6455 family protein gives rise to the protein MNINVLPLGDPVMHFWLTRSAARAMGINLSEAMAEGKLTAEDYTAMVTNCRQCAFVEECQSWLATSAVQRCEAYKDCRNKAVLERL
- a CDS encoding diacylglycerol kinase, with product MLYFFKRLRLRLIWSWRGVVQTWGSEHSFRTWVWANLVSASLALLLPISLSERALILALGLLVLAFELINTAIEHAIDYISNAQHPLAAKAKDAGSAGVFVASLAAGVAWVIVLAQFLPG
- the rimO gene encoding 30S ribosomal protein S12 methylthiotransferase RimO; translated protein: MPPMQNPPNLRPDLANARTALAQTRREGQPSIGMVSLGCPKALVDSERILTRLRAEGYGLSPDYAGADAVIVNTCGFLDSAKAESLEAIGEALSENGRVIVTGCLGAEPDYIREHHPRILAVTGPHQYEQVLDAVHAAVPPSPDPFVDLLPASGVRLTPRHYSYLKISEGCNHHCKFCIIPSMRGRLQSRPHRAVLREAEKLVENGVRELLVISQDTSAYGVDWPREDRPSGEQAITALARDLGALGAWVRLHYVYPYPHVRELIPLMAEGVVLPYLDIPFQHAHPETLKRMARPAHAERTLDRIAEWRGVCPDITLRSTFIVGYPGETEAEFQTLLDWMDEAQLDRVGCFQYENVDGARSNALPDHVADDVKQDRWDRFMQKAQSISEAKLAAKVGQIMDVIIDDIDEDGIATCRTKADAPEIDGNLFIDEGTEGLAVGEIVSVEVDEAGEYDLWGKTV
- a CDS encoding AsmA family protein; this translates as MRWIFRILGALLVAALVLVGGLFLMPGEKIAEVVLNQIEAATGREVTLEGDVSVSFYPVLGVRTGAMTIANADWSDKGAMLKAEALHIGVETVPLFSGQIRIRTLELTQPDLLLERDKSGRGNWEIATGTASSGGRQFALALDHIEMSGGRVRYLDQTDGSNQEFTGLDAVLEAPDLAGPATLELALEPAGERVTLSASVQGLLPFLSGQPVAVSADVVAGGATMGFVGRATATGDAEGQLEANLPSTNAALRALGMAGVNPPKGLGQAVTAKGLVVLKAGKSLALRKTALRLDDNAFTGDLDIQFGGDRPYVTARLDAGDLDFSGLSQGGSSAGGEGWPTAAIDMGALGALNGQARITANSVDLGTLKFGATDITATLDRSRVVFALGRLAGYGGAFGGEFVVNNRSGLSVGGKLSATAVEVRDLLSDMAGITRLSGKGTASLNFLGVGGSLDAIMKSLKGDGSIAMDKGMISGFDLDKLMSSGDGTGGTTIFDRLEAGFTMSNGDMLNDDLKMTLPGFEATGKGRIGLGRRDIDYLFTPVALKAREGKGLAFPVRIRGPWAAPKITPDVKAAIDLNLAEEKKALENKIENKVKEKLSEELDFEVEEGENLEDALERKVEDELKKGLLKLFE
- a CDS encoding GcrA cell cycle regulator, translating into MSWTDERVELLKKMWGEGQSASQIAKELGGVTRNAVIGKVHRLGLSNRATGAKTEAKAKPSPKAEAKPRAPSRTKPAAKPAKEEAAPAAETPAEPVISRARRAIIPAGQPLPPQPSANEISPEALAKVSEVEKKAKRLGLMELTERTCKWPVGDPATDDFWFCGLPVQAGKPYCEAHVGVAFQPMSSRRDRKR
- a CDS encoding DMT family transporter — its product is MFKPATSNPRLAVGFMLTASVFIAASTLMAKLATSPRLGEPLHPLQVSHGRFLFAWMLIASTAAVMRLKISRPNLPLHALRTLGGWSGISLMFAAVSFIPLADATAISFLNPVFAMVLAIPILGERVGPVRFAAAGVALIGALVLLRPTPESFQPAALLALGAAVVMGFEIVLIKLLSGREGPLQILFINNSFGLIIASVAAVFIWETPNTAQWAVLAAVGVFMALAQACYVNAMGRAEASFIVPFAYATLVFATLFDAAIFGVWPDAISIFGAAIIITGAALLAWREAWLARRDRMP